Proteins encoded within one genomic window of Bacteroidales bacterium:
- a CDS encoding metalloregulator ArsR/SmtB family transcription factor, with product MPPKNSINIDQLDNAANKLRALAHPMRVAILEMLYDKKRMNVTEIYNRLGIQQASASHHLGILKNKKVVESRRQGKKTFYSINETEMLKVIDCINLCGK from the coding sequence ATGCCACCTAAAAATTCAATAAACATTGACCAATTGGATAATGCTGCCAACAAGCTGAGAGCGTTAGCACATCCGATGCGGGTTGCCATACTTGAAATGCTTTATGACAAAAAACGCATGAATGTTACGGAAATATACAACAGGTTGGGCATACAGCAGGCATCGGCATCACACCATTTGGGAATTTTGAAAAACAAAAAAGTAGTGGAATCGCGCAGACAGGGGAAAAAGACATTTTATTCAATTAATGAAACTGAAATGTTAAAGGTTATTGATTGCATTAATCTTTGCGGGAAATAA
- the ubiA gene encoding putative 4-hydroxybenzoate polyprenyltransferase — MTGFLKRILKYSSLVKISHSIFSLPFAVIGYFLAVEQAKTDFEAFKIGLIILCVVFARNAAMSFNRITDRYYDAQNPRTQQRVIPSGKISIKNAYIFLVVNIILFIATTWFINMTCFLLAPVALIIILGYSYTKRFTYFSHFILGMGLSLAPAGAFLAVYPHFNIVILFLSLAVLFWVGGFDIIYALPDELFDKKNKLHSIPEHFGIKKALFISASAHLLTLFFLITAGILNQNGLFFWIGLVLFAVLIIYQHLIINPKDFSRINLAFFTLNGISGIIFSIFYILDLYCK; from the coding sequence ATGACAGGTTTTTTAAAACGTATTTTAAAATATTCATCGCTGGTTAAAATAAGCCACAGTATTTTTTCCCTGCCTTTTGCTGTGATAGGATATTTTTTGGCAGTAGAACAGGCCAAAACCGATTTCGAAGCTTTTAAAATAGGTTTGATTATTTTATGTGTTGTTTTTGCACGCAATGCAGCCATGTCGTTTAACAGGATTACTGACCGCTATTATGATGCCCAAAACCCTCGAACACAGCAAAGAGTAATTCCTTCGGGAAAGATATCAATAAAAAACGCTTACATATTTCTCGTTGTAAATATTATTTTGTTTATAGCAACAACATGGTTCATAAATATGACATGTTTTTTGCTTGCCCCGGTAGCGCTAATAATCATTTTGGGTTATAGTTACACCAAAAGGTTTACATATTTCTCACATTTCATTCTCGGAATGGGCCTTTCTCTGGCCCCGGCAGGGGCGTTTCTGGCGGTATATCCCCATTTTAACATTGTTATATTGTTTTTATCTTTAGCAGTATTATTTTGGGTGGGTGGTTTCGACATTATTTACGCCCTGCCTGATGAACTGTTTGACAAAAAAAACAAATTGCATTCCATACCGGAGCATTTTGGTATTAAAAAAGCATTATTCATTTCGGCTTCTGCTCATTTACTGACTTTGTTTTTTCTTATAACAGCAGGTATTTTAAATCAAAACGGCCTGTTTTTTTGGATAGGGTTAGTATTATTCGCGGTGTTAATTATATATCAACATCTTATTATTAATCCTAAAGATTTCAGCAGAATTAATCTGGCTTTTTTTACTTTGAATGGGATTTCTGGAATAATATTTTCAATTTTTTACATCTTAGACCTCTATTGCAAATAA
- the trxA gene encoding thioredoxin, with protein MKIFHALLLLSFILSPLTISSGINNDNQNVVNNVLILNDDNFEKTIKNGIVLVDFWAVWCGPCRLMAPILEEIALEMKGKAVIGKLDTDKNLITSLKYNIKYLPTVIIFKNGNPEYLYTGVQSKETLVTAINLLQ; from the coding sequence ATGAAAATCTTTCACGCCTTATTACTGTTATCTTTTATTCTTTCTCCATTAACTATTTCCAGTGGCATTAACAATGACAATCAAAATGTTGTCAATAATGTACTGATTCTTAATGATGACAATTTTGAAAAAACCATTAAAAACGGCATAGTGCTGGTCGATTTCTGGGCTGTTTGGTGCGGGCCCTGCCGGTTGATGGCTCCCATTTTGGAAGAGATAGCTTTGGAAATGAAAGGTAAGGCGGTTATCGGCAAGCTTGATACAGATAAAAACTTAATTACTTCACTTAAATACAACATAAAATACCTGCCGACTGTAATAATTTTTAAGAATGGCAATCCCGAATACCTTTATACCGGGGTGCAATCAAAAGAAACTCTTGTTACTGCAATAAACTTGTTACAATAA
- a CDS encoding Smr/MutS family protein translates to MNERSITEKKTGFDLVLKMVSGLCLGEKGRNLALEVSFCDDIVIIEKNLSRTEELVEILKFSDPFPADTYYNFDAEFQRIKIERTYLEPENLAELRTTLVITENIINYIKARKNTSPFLYNMVSAIEYNKEVVKKINRILNDKNEIRDDASPELKKIRSNISAIKHKTEGRLRQILQHLKDDNTVAHDTEITMRYGRCVIPVSASNKRRVKGYIHDESATGQTVFIEPSEIFEMNNLLRELENEEQKEIIKILILFTDFIRPQIPELSELLLFLAQIDFIRGRALFAIDTDSIKPKIQEDPHIEWIQAKNPLLYLHLRQRQKVIIPWDICLKKSQRIMVISGPNAGGKSVCLKTAGLLQYMLQCGFLIPVRQGSVSGIFKNIFIEIGDEQSIEEDLSTYSSHLKNLKILLENSDNKTLFLIDEFGSGTEPSLGGAIAEATLETLNNTGAFGLVTTHYANIKDMASLTEGFVNAAMQFDEINLRPLYKLKTGIPGNSFALEIAESSGYPKQIIEKAMEISGREKIIFEKQIRQFEKDKEEFEKQKAQIRLADDFLAEIIEKYQKLLSETETKKEIILKNAREEAVVLIREANKTIENTIREIIESGAAKEQTHKARTELKKINAELITNINKTEKLKEDNTPKKQKGLNKMTEPKEKKHLMPEIGSLVKIPGQKNMGEIIDIKKDNAIVLYDNLRLSVPLSHLEVIDKRDYKKQEKILSGSNYSEFIHQLNDKIAAFHTTLDVRGVKAAEITDMVEKYIDDALLLKIYEVRILHGKGSGILRNIIHQYLSHHKQVESFANEHIDLGGDGITVIKLK, encoded by the coding sequence ATGAATGAGCGCAGCATAACAGAAAAAAAAACAGGCTTTGACCTGGTACTGAAAATGGTTTCCGGCTTGTGCTTAGGAGAAAAAGGACGTAACCTTGCCTTAGAAGTTTCTTTTTGTGACGATATTGTTATAATTGAAAAAAATTTGTCCCGCACCGAAGAGCTCGTCGAGATATTAAAATTTTCAGACCCATTTCCCGCAGATACTTATTATAATTTTGATGCCGAATTTCAGAGGATTAAAATTGAACGAACTTATCTGGAGCCTGAAAATCTGGCGGAATTAAGAACCACTTTAGTCATCACCGAGAACATTATTAATTACATAAAAGCCAGAAAAAACACATCGCCCTTTCTATACAATATGGTTTCTGCCATAGAATACAACAAAGAGGTGGTAAAGAAAATTAACCGAATTCTCAATGATAAAAATGAAATTCGTGATGACGCTTCTCCGGAATTAAAAAAAATCAGAAGTAATATTTCCGCTATAAAGCATAAAACGGAAGGGCGCTTAAGGCAAATACTTCAGCATCTTAAAGATGATAATACGGTTGCACATGATACCGAAATTACCATGCGCTACGGGCGTTGCGTTATTCCGGTCAGCGCTTCTAACAAACGCAGGGTAAAAGGATATATTCATGATGAATCTGCCACAGGACAAACTGTTTTTATTGAGCCTTCCGAGATTTTTGAAATGAATAACCTGTTGCGGGAGCTTGAAAATGAGGAACAAAAAGAAATAATCAAAATACTTATACTGTTCACGGATTTCATCAGGCCACAAATCCCGGAATTGTCTGAGCTGCTTTTATTTCTAGCGCAAATTGATTTCATCAGGGGCAGAGCTTTGTTTGCAATAGATACAGATTCCATAAAACCGAAAATACAAGAAGATCCCCATATAGAATGGATTCAAGCCAAAAACCCCCTGCTATACCTACATTTGAGACAAAGACAAAAAGTAATAATTCCCTGGGACATCTGCCTGAAAAAATCACAACGAATTATGGTGATTTCCGGGCCCAATGCCGGCGGTAAATCCGTTTGCCTGAAAACAGCAGGGCTACTGCAATATATGTTGCAATGCGGGTTTCTTATTCCGGTCAGGCAAGGTTCTGTCAGCGGGATATTTAAAAATATTTTTATTGAAATCGGGGATGAACAATCCATAGAAGAAGACCTCAGCACCTATAGTTCACACTTGAAAAACCTGAAAATACTTCTTGAAAATTCCGATAACAAGACTCTTTTTCTGATTGATGAATTTGGCAGCGGCACGGAACCTTCTCTGGGAGGCGCTATTGCAGAAGCTACTCTGGAAACTCTAAACAATACAGGTGCTTTCGGCCTTGTTACAACACACTATGCAAACATTAAAGATATGGCATCCTTGACGGAAGGATTTGTAAATGCTGCCATGCAATTCGACGAAATTAATTTGCGGCCTTTATATAAACTTAAAACAGGAATACCGGGAAATTCATTTGCCCTTGAAATTGCCGAAAGTTCAGGCTATCCGAAACAGATTATCGAAAAGGCCATGGAAATTTCCGGTCGGGAAAAAATAATTTTCGAAAAACAAATCCGGCAATTTGAGAAAGATAAAGAAGAATTTGAAAAACAAAAAGCACAAATCAGGCTGGCCGATGATTTTCTGGCTGAAATAATTGAAAAATATCAGAAACTTCTTTCCGAAACAGAAACCAAAAAAGAAATTATTCTGAAAAATGCTCGTGAGGAAGCCGTTGTTTTAATAAGAGAGGCAAATAAAACTATTGAAAATACCATCAGGGAAATAATTGAATCCGGGGCCGCAAAAGAACAAACACACAAGGCAAGGACTGAATTAAAAAAAATAAATGCAGAGCTGATTACAAACATCAACAAAACAGAAAAATTGAAAGAAGATAACACTCCTAAAAAACAAAAAGGCCTCAATAAAATGACAGAGCCAAAAGAAAAAAAACATCTTATGCCGGAAATAGGCAGTCTGGTTAAAATACCGGGGCAAAAAAACATGGGTGAAATAATTGATATCAAAAAGGACAACGCCATAGTACTTTATGACAACCTCCGTTTGTCTGTTCCATTGAGCCATCTTGAAGTAATTGATAAAAGAGATTATAAAAAGCAAGAGAAAATACTTTCCGGCAGCAATTATTCCGAATTTATCCATCAGCTCAATGACAAAATAGCAGCTTTTCATACAACACTTGATGTAAGGGGTGTTAAAGCGGCAGAAATCACCGATATGGTGGAAAAATATATTGACGACGCCCTGTTATTAAAAATTTATGAAGTGAGAATACTGCACGGTAAAGGCTCTGGCATTCTGCGGAATATTATTCATCAGTATTTATCTCACCACAAGCAAGTTGAGTCTTTTGCAAATGAGCATATTGACCTTGGCGGCGATGGCATTACCGTAATCAAGTTAAAATAA
- a CDS encoding glycosyltransferase: MNHPAKVLYITYDGLTDPLGRSQILPYLTGLAESGYQIYILSFEKKEAFSEFKISVEALLKGTNISWFPMKYTKKPPVFSTVFDIFKLIRYVKKLNKAHSFSIVHCRSYIASFGGLALKLKRKTPFIFDMRGFWPDERVEGKLWNLKNPFYLLIYKYFKKKEYQYLLNADTLISLTEKGKKELIKKYNIQALENKTTVIPCCADTNFFSRQNIDENILKSKTEKLQIKPNDFIISYSGSLGTWYMPDEMLDFFGQLLMQYPDAKFLIITPDNPEIIYKKAGEKNIPAEKIRVVKAGRNDMPSLLSLARLSVFFIRPVYSKTASSPTKMGELMSLGIPFITNSGIGDVDQLIKENKAGLLIHDFTTEAYQHAIQKIPELLQLSPESIRAVALEKYSLSRGIETYKSVYEYLVSKAK; encoded by the coding sequence ATGAATCATCCTGCCAAAGTACTTTATATCACCTACGACGGCCTTACCGACCCTCTTGGCAGGTCGCAGATTTTGCCCTATTTAACAGGCCTGGCAGAATCAGGTTATCAGATATATATTTTGAGCTTCGAAAAAAAAGAAGCTTTTTCAGAGTTTAAAATCTCTGTCGAAGCGCTGCTGAAAGGCACCAATATCTCATGGTTCCCGATGAAATATACAAAAAAGCCGCCGGTGTTTTCAACAGTGTTTGATATTTTCAAATTAATCAGGTATGTAAAAAAACTTAATAAGGCTCATTCTTTTTCTATAGTTCACTGCCGAAGTTACATAGCGTCTTTTGGAGGCCTTGCATTAAAGCTGAAAAGAAAGACTCCCTTTATTTTTGATATGCGGGGGTTTTGGCCTGACGAAAGAGTGGAAGGTAAATTATGGAACCTGAAAAATCCTTTTTATTTGTTGATTTATAAATACTTTAAAAAAAAGGAATATCAATATTTACTAAATGCCGACACCTTGATTTCCCTCACCGAAAAAGGGAAAAAAGAACTGATAAAAAAGTACAATATTCAGGCTCTGGAGAATAAAACAACAGTAATTCCTTGTTGCGCAGATACAAATTTTTTTTCCAGGCAAAATATTGACGAAAATATTTTAAAATCCAAAACTGAAAAATTACAAATAAAGCCAAATGACTTTATTATTAGTTATTCCGGCTCGCTTGGAACCTGGTATATGCCCGATGAAATGCTTGACTTTTTCGGACAATTACTCATGCAGTATCCCGATGCCAAATTTTTAATTATTACTCCTGACAATCCTGAAATTATTTATAAAAAAGCCGGAGAAAAAAACATCCCTGCTGAAAAAATCAGGGTTGTCAAAGCAGGCCGTAACGATATGCCTTCGTTGTTGTCTCTTGCAAGATTATCCGTATTTTTTATCAGGCCGGTTTATTCTAAAACCGCATCGTCACCTACAAAAATGGGAGAGTTAATGAGTCTTGGAATACCTTTTATCACCAATTCGGGAATTGGCGACGTTGACCAATTGATAAAAGAAAATAAAGCCGGGCTGCTGATTCATGATTTTACCACAGAAGCATATCAACATGCCATACAAAAAATTCCAGAACTTTTACAGTTATCTCCTGAAAGTATAAGAGCTGTGGCGTTGGAAAAATATTCACTTTCCCGGGGCATTGAAACCTACAAAAGCGTTTATGAATATTTGGTTAGCAAAGCAAAATGA
- a CDS encoding glutamine synthetase family protein translates to MRDTSYFDLNPNPLVQFLNKPTTDFTKEDIIRFISEKGIKMVNFRYVGGDSRLKTMNIIINNKKHLDTCLSTGERVDGSSLFSYIEAGSSDLYVIPRFRTAYMNPFSEIPTLDILCSYFNKDGEHLASSPEYVLHKAHKVLKEKTGFSFETMGELEYYIISEKDELFNATDQRGYHESAPYNKWGDFRTEALHLISQCGGYIKYGHSEVGNFSINNLNYEQNEIEFLPVAVEDAADQLVISKWIIRNLAYSYGVNVTFAPKITVGKAGSGMHIHTRLMKDGKNVMVKDGILSDTARKAIAGYLTLAPSLTAFGNTNPTSYFRLVPHQEAPTNICWGDRNRSVLVRVPLGWCGINDMISKANPLEPIPTEDFSDKQTVEFRCPDGSADIYLLMAGLTVAARHGLEMENALQFAEKTYVDVNIFSEKHKEKAKCLQTLPFSCWDSAEILEQQAEIYKKYDVFSQNILEGTVKGLKAYDDRDLREKLKDNKDELLRLVEKYFHCG, encoded by the coding sequence ATGAGAGACACATCTTATTTTGATTTAAATCCTAATCCGCTCGTTCAGTTTCTGAACAAACCAACCACTGATTTTACAAAAGAAGACATCATCCGTTTTATTTCCGAAAAGGGAATAAAAATGGTTAATTTCAGGTATGTGGGTGGCGACAGCCGTTTGAAAACAATGAATATTATTATTAATAACAAAAAGCATTTAGACACCTGCCTTTCCACAGGAGAACGCGTGGATGGTTCCAGTCTGTTTTCCTATATTGAGGCGGGTTCAAGCGATTTATATGTCATTCCACGTTTTCGCACCGCTTATATGAATCCGTTTTCAGAAATACCCACTCTCGATATCTTATGTTCTTATTTTAACAAAGACGGTGAACATTTGGCATCATCTCCCGAATATGTTTTACATAAAGCACACAAAGTGTTAAAAGAAAAAACCGGGTTTTCCTTTGAAACCATGGGCGAGCTGGAGTATTATATCATCAGCGAAAAGGATGAACTTTTTAATGCCACCGACCAAAGAGGCTATCATGAATCGGCCCCTTACAATAAATGGGGTGATTTTCGCACGGAAGCATTGCATCTGATATCTCAATGCGGCGGATATATCAAATACGGGCATTCTGAAGTAGGTAATTTTTCAATTAACAACCTGAACTATGAACAAAATGAAATTGAATTTTTACCCGTTGCCGTGGAAGATGCCGCCGACCAACTGGTGATTTCAAAATGGATAATCCGCAATTTAGCGTACAGCTATGGCGTTAATGTTACTTTTGCCCCCAAAATAACCGTTGGAAAGGCCGGCAGCGGCATGCACATTCACACACGCCTGATGAAAGACGGCAAAAATGTGATGGTAAAAGATGGCATATTAAGCGATACCGCCAGAAAAGCCATTGCGGGATATTTAACCCTTGCACCTTCGCTCACGGCTTTTGGCAATACAAACCCCACATCCTATTTCCGCCTTGTGCCTCACCAGGAAGCCCCCACCAATATATGCTGGGGCGACCGCAACCGTTCGGTATTGGTGCGCGTACCTCTGGGATGGTGTGGGATAAACGACATGATAAGCAAGGCCAATCCTCTTGAACCCATTCCTACAGAAGATTTCAGCGACAAACAAACCGTAGAATTTCGCTGCCCCGACGGTTCGGCAGACATTTATCTGCTTATGGCCGGGTTGACAGTTGCTGCCCGCCATGGACTTGAAATGGAAAATGCATTGCAGTTTGCGGAAAAAACTTATGTGGATGTGAACATCTTCTCGGAAAAACATAAAGAAAAAGCCAAATGCCTTCAGACTCTCCCATTCTCCTGCTGGGACTCTGCCGAAATCCTGGAACAACAGGCTGAGATTTATAAAAAATATGACGTTTTTTCACAAAATATTTTAGAGGGGACTGTTAAAGGATTGAAAGCTTATGACGACAGGGACTTAAGAGAAAAACTCAAAGATAATAAAGATGAGCTGCTAAGGCTTGTTGAGAAGTATTTTCATTGCGGATAA
- the queG gene encoding tRNA epoxyqueuosine(34) reductase QueG, whose protein sequence is MLADNFSALLKKKILDTGASACGFAQAEILENDLAFLNQWVKRGFHALKDYLEKDTEKRADPRLVSPNAKSVISVLYNYFNEDTLPEAQHYRISRYAHGRDYHDVIKERLGPVVDFITTETRSKNTQLFVDSGPVLEKAWAKLAGNGWIGKNTLLINEKYGIFNFIGTIITDIKLDYDTSVPNNCGDCNLCIEACPTVALSDDSGLDVRKCISNFTMQKNTELPTAIRDKFNNYIYGCDICQDVCPWNKNIESGKSIFPVSEKLKALKKEDFENLTEDEFDKIFSDSAIRWIGYKTLKRNIDFLK, encoded by the coding sequence ATGCTTGCCGATAACTTTTCAGCCCTTCTGAAAAAGAAAATCCTTGATACAGGCGCCTCTGCATGCGGGTTTGCTCAAGCTGAGATTTTAGAAAATGATTTGGCGTTTTTGAATCAATGGGTCAAACGCGGGTTTCATGCCCTAAAGGATTATTTAGAAAAAGACACTGAAAAACGTGCCGACCCCCGGCTTGTATCACCAAACGCAAAATCCGTTATTTCTGTTTTGTATAATTATTTTAATGAGGACACGCTTCCCGAAGCACAACACTACAGAATTTCGAGATATGCTCATGGCCGGGATTATCACGATGTGATAAAAGAAAGATTAGGACCTGTTGTAGATTTTATTACCACTGAAACCAGAAGTAAAAACACACAACTTTTTGTTGATTCAGGCCCTGTACTTGAAAAAGCATGGGCGAAACTTGCCGGTAACGGCTGGATAGGGAAAAATACCCTCCTTATTAACGAGAAATATGGAATATTTAATTTTATCGGGACAATAATTACTGATATCAAACTGGATTATGACACGTCTGTACCAAATAACTGCGGAGATTGCAATTTATGCATTGAAGCATGTCCCACCGTAGCGCTGTCAGACGATTCAGGATTGGATGTGCGAAAATGTATCTCTAATTTTACCATGCAGAAAAATACAGAATTACCAACAGCAATACGTGATAAATTTAATAATTACATTTACGGCTGCGATATATGCCAGGATGTTTGTCCGTGGAATAAAAATATCGAATCAGGCAAAAGTATTTTCCCTGTTTCAGAAAAGCTAAAAGCCCTGAAAAAAGAAGATTTTGAAAATCTGACCGAAGACGAATTTGATAAAATTTTCAGCGATTCGGCTATCCGTTGGATTGGTTATAAAACCCTTAAAAGAAACATTGATTTCCTGAAATAA
- the ruvB gene encoding Holliday junction branch migration DNA helicase RuvB, whose product MPDSILNPDKEHLTPNELEYEKFLRPSSFATFFGQGQVVENLKIFVQAAKQRGESLDHVLLHGPPGLGKTTLSYIIANELGVGIKVTSGPVLDKPGDLAGLLTNLEPNDVLFIDEIHRLSPVIEEYLYSAMEDYKIDIMIESGPNARSIQIALNPFTLIGATTRSGLLTAPLRSRFGINTRLSYYDSEILQSIIERSADIINVKVEKNAAFEIARRSRGTPRIANLLLRRIRDFAQIKGSGIIDIKITNIALSALNVDQNGLDEMDIKILTTIIDKFKGGPVGLNTIATAVSEDAGTIEEVYEPFLIMEGYLMRTPRGREATEKAYKHLGRINPNTQQTLFQ is encoded by the coding sequence ATGCCAGACAGCATTCTGAATCCCGACAAAGAACATCTCACTCCTAACGAGCTCGAATACGAAAAATTCTTACGGCCAAGTTCTTTTGCAACTTTTTTCGGACAGGGGCAGGTGGTTGAAAACCTTAAAATTTTTGTTCAGGCAGCCAAACAGCGAGGTGAATCTCTTGACCATGTGTTGTTACACGGGCCTCCGGGATTAGGAAAAACCACTTTAAGTTATATAATTGCCAATGAATTGGGTGTAGGGATTAAAGTTACATCCGGGCCCGTGCTCGACAAACCCGGCGACCTGGCTGGCCTGCTTACCAATCTGGAGCCCAACGATGTATTGTTTATTGATGAAATACACCGCCTTTCGCCTGTAATAGAAGAATATCTGTATTCGGCCATGGAAGATTACAAGATTGACATCATGATTGAAAGCGGCCCGAATGCCAGAAGCATACAAATAGCCCTGAACCCATTTACACTAATCGGAGCTACTACCCGCTCCGGATTGCTTACTGCCCCGCTGCGTTCCCGCTTTGGTATCAACACACGGCTTTCTTATTATGATTCGGAAATATTGCAATCCATTATTGAACGTTCTGCAGATATTATTAATGTAAAGGTCGAAAAAAATGCCGCCTTTGAAATTGCCCGCCGCAGCAGGGGAACCCCGCGTATTGCCAATCTTTTGTTGCGGCGTATCCGCGACTTTGCACAGATAAAAGGAAGCGGGATTATTGATATAAAAATTACCAATATCGCTTTATCTGCTCTTAATGTGGACCAAAACGGGCTGGATGAAATGGATATTAAAATACTTACCACTATTATTGATAAATTCAAAGGCGGGCCAGTTGGGTTAAACACTATTGCAACAGCAGTCAGCGAAGATGCCGGTACCATTGAAGAAGTGTATGAACCCTTTCTGATTATGGAAGGATACTTGATGCGCACTCCCCGCGGGAGAGAAGCCACCGAAAAAGCATATAAGCATCTTGGAAGGATTAATCCAAACACCCAGCAAACACTTTTTCAGTAA
- a CDS encoding universal stress protein has protein sequence MRQILVAIDFSKHSVKALEFAIVIANVVSAQIMMVWVDKPESEDSIFDNTSHEHRQEAKQRLEELIKKYSKQLKKGKLTYKLRKGKVYKEVANQAHYNDAYLIIAGSHGVSGFESFWIGSNANKIVAYSPCPVITMRDTFPLKKTIKKVILPIDNSMSTRQKVPFAMEFAKCFCSEIHVLELQSSSLKTIRSKVSSYTAQVSKFLKENGVNHVVKSVDADNITSATIKYAEQIDADLIIIMTEQEEELSNIWLGPYAQQMVNNSPIPVMSVHPKEIEYLAK, from the coding sequence ATGAGACAAATACTGGTTGCTATTGATTTTTCAAAACATTCAGTAAAGGCATTGGAATTTGCCATTGTTATTGCAAATGTTGTCAGTGCGCAGATTATGATGGTATGGGTGGATAAACCCGAATCCGAAGATTCTATTTTTGATAATACATCCCACGAACATCGCCAGGAAGCAAAACAACGCCTCGAAGAACTGATAAAAAAATATTCCAAACAACTGAAAAAAGGGAAACTTACTTATAAACTACGCAAAGGAAAAGTTTATAAAGAAGTAGCCAATCAGGCACATTATAACGATGCGTATCTGATTATTGCCGGCTCACATGGTGTTTCGGGATTTGAATCTTTCTGGATTGGCAGTAACGCAAACAAAATCGTTGCGTACTCTCCTTGCCCCGTGATTACCATGCGCGATACGTTTCCGTTGAAGAAAACCATCAAAAAGGTAATTCTCCCTATTGATAATTCAATGTCCACAAGACAGAAAGTACCTTTTGCTATGGAGTTTGCTAAATGTTTCTGTTCCGAAATCCATGTGCTGGAACTGCAATCTTCTTCTTTGAAAACTATTCGCAGCAAAGTATCAAGTTATACTGCCCAGGTTTCAAAATTCCTGAAAGAAAACGGAGTGAATCATGTTGTTAAATCCGTTGATGCAGATAACATCACTTCCGCAACCATCAAGTATGCCGAACAAATAGACGCTGACCTCATAATTATCATGACGGAACAGGAAGAAGAATTGTCGAACATCTGGCTTGGCCCTTATGCCCAGCAAATGGTAAACAATTCGCCCATCCCGGTTATGAGTGTTCACCCCAAAGAAATAGAATATTTAGCAAAATAG
- a CDS encoding SPOR domain-containing protein: MKYFGVSILFVFFFSIISLRLAAQQKITVIEDPRIVSLVEKHKYLNQKQKISGWRVQIFFESGNNSKKRAHDKKGIFMAMFPEQGVYLMFQSPYYKVRVGDFRTRMDAEGFKQKLLDEFPDAFVVKDEINFPEL, encoded by the coding sequence ATGAAATACTTCGGTGTTTCAATTTTATTTGTATTTTTTTTTAGCATTATTTCGTTGAGGCTTGCCGCCCAACAGAAAATTACTGTTATAGAAGACCCGCGCATTGTTTCTTTGGTCGAAAAACACAAATACCTGAATCAGAAACAGAAAATAAGCGGATGGCGTGTACAGATTTTTTTTGAATCAGGCAATAATTCAAAAAAACGGGCACATGATAAAAAAGGCATCTTTATGGCCATGTTTCCCGAACAGGGTGTTTACCTGATGTTTCAATCGCCTTATTATAAAGTTCGTGTGGGAGATTTTCGCACACGTATGGACGCGGAAGGGTTTAAACAAAAACTATTAGATGAATTTCCGGATGCTTTTGTGGTAAAAGATGAAATAAATTTTCCGGAATTATAA